Within the Pseudonocardia alni genome, the region GCGCCGAAGTCGAGCTGGGAGTGCAGCCGGGTCGCCGGCTGGTTGGAGACCAGCCAGAACGGGTGCCGGTCGTCGGGGACCTCGGTCGGCTCGATCCACGCCGGGTGACCGGGGTGGTCGGGCAGCCCGAGCGCGGCGATCGGGCCGGACCCGACCTGGACGCGGCCGGACGCCGTCGGCAGCGGGTGCGCGACGGGGTCGGCGCGGAAACGGGCCAGCACCCCGCCGTCGTCGGGGCGCTGGGGCAGCTCCAGCTCGCCGCGCTCCCAGAACTCCTCGAACGACGGCGCGTCGAGCCCGCGGTCGGCCAGGCCCTTGCGGGTGCGGTCGTACATGTGGACCAGCCACTCGTGCGACGTCCGGCCCTCGGTGAAGGCCTCGCCGTGCCCGAGCCGCACGGCCAGGTCGGCGAGCACGTCGTAGTCGTCGCGGGCCTCGCCGTGCCGGGGCACCAGCTGCTTCATCGCGACGACGAGCGGGTCGGAGCTGGTGGCGCCGATGTCGTCGCGTTCGAGGGTCGTCGTGGACGGCAGCACGACGTCGGCGTGCCGCGCGGTGGCCGTCCACATCGGGTCGTGGACGACGAACGTGTCCAGCTCGGCGACCGCGCGCCGCATCCGGCGCAGGTCCTGGTGGTGGTGGAACGGGTTGCCGCCGGCCCACCACGCCATCCGCACGTGCGGGTAGGTGTGCCCGGCGCCCTGGTAGGAGTAGGTCTCCCCCGGGTGCAGCAGCATGTCCGCGACCCGCGCGACCGGGATGAACGAGGTCACCGGGTTCGGCGCCCGGGAGAACGTGGGTACCGGCACCGCGTTGCGCGGGCGCCCGTAGTGCCCGAGCGACCCGAGGCCGTAGTTGAAGCCGCCGCCGGGGAGCCCGATCTGACCGAGCACCGCAGCGAGCGCCGTCCCGCCCCAGACCGGCTGCTCGCCGTGCTCGGCGCGCTGCAGCGACTGCGCGACGGTCACCAGGGTGCGGCCGTGTGCGATCCGCCAGGCCAGCTCGCGGATCGTCGCCGCCGGGATGCCGGTGACGCCCTCGGCCCACGAGGCGTCCTTCGCCGGGGCGGCGAACAGGTACTCGCGCAGCCGGTCCCAGCCGTCGCAGTGCGAGGCGAGGAAGTCGGTGTCGGCCCGCCCCGCCTCCACGACGGTGTGCATGAGCGCCAGCATCAGCGCGACGTCGGTGCCGGGCCGGATCGGCAGCCAGGTGGCGTCCACCTCCTCCGGCAGGTCCGGACGCAGCGGGCTGACCAGCACGAACACCGCGCCCCGGTCGCGGGCGGCGCGCATGGCCCCGCGCTCGACGTGCCGGCTGACCCCGCCCGCGGCGATCGCGGAGTTCTTCAGCGCCATCCCGCCGAACGCGACGACGGTGTCGGTGTGCGCCGCGACCTGGTCCCAGGTCACCGCGTAGCGGGTCACCGCGTCGAAGGTGCCCAGCACGTGCGGCAGCACCACCTCGGCGGCGCCGCCGGAGTAGGTGTTGACCGAGCGGGTGTAGCCCCCGGTCAGCGCGAGGAACCGGTGCAGCTGGCCCTGGGCGTGGTGGAAGCGCCCGGCCGACGCCCAGCCGTAGGAGCCGCCGTAGACGGCCTCGTCGCCGTGGGTGGAGCGGACCCGGTGGGTCTCCTCGGCGAGCCGGTCGAGCACGGCGTCCCAGGACACGGTGCGGTAGCCGTCGCGCCCACGACCGGGGTCACGGCCCGGGCCGCGGTCCCACCAGCCGCGGCGCACCGCGGGCGCGGCGACCCGGGCGGCGTGCCCGACGGCCGCGGGGATGTTGTCCAGCACCGGGGACGGGTCCGGGTCGCCCGGGTGCGGGCGGACCCGCAGCCTGCTGCCGTCCCACCGGGCGTGGAACACGCCCCAGTGCGCGCTGTGGGTCCTCACGTTCTCGGTCACCACCGACCACCGTAACCCGCATGCGGGGGCCCGCATACGGGAAAGCCCGTCCCATGACGACGACCGCTGAACTGCTGACCGACCACGTCGGCCGGATCGACGAGCTCGTGCGCGAGGTGGTGGACGGCCTGTCCGAGGCCGACCTCGCCCGCCGCCCGGAGGGTGCGGACGGGCCCGGCAACCCGATCGGCTGGCTGGTGTGGCACCTGCTGCGGGTGCAGGACGACCATGTCGCCGAGGCGTTCGGGTCCGACCAGGTCTGGACCGGCGAGGGCTGGGCGCAGCGCTTCGGCCTGGACCTCGACGTCGCCGACACCGGGTTCGGGCACACGTCGTCGCAGGTCGACGCCGTGCGCACGACCGCGGACCTGCTGTCCGGCTACGGCGCGGCGGTGCACGAGCGCACCGTCGGGCACCTCGCGGGCCTCGCGGACGACGACCTGTCCCGCGTCCTGCCGCCCACCTGGGGGGAGAACGTGACCCTCGGCGAACGCCTGGTCAGCGTGGTCGGCGACGACCTCCAGCACGCCGGTCAGGCGGCCTACCTCCGCGGGCTGCTCGGGGTGTGACCCCGCCCGCCGCCTAGGCTGGTCCCGATGGCCACCGCACCCGCACGCGTCCCCGACCTGACCGCTCTCGCCCTGCTCCGTGACATCGCCTGCACCGGGAGCATCTCCGCCGCGGCCGAGGGGCTCGGGCTGACGGTGCAGGCCGCGTCCGCGCGGATCCGGGCCGCCGAGCAGCAGGTCGGGGGCCCGGTGCTCGAACGTGCACGCCGGGGGCGGCGGTCCAGCAGGCTCACCACCCGCGGGGTCCTGCTCGTGGAGTGGGCGGGCCCGCTGCTGGCAGCCGCGTCCGATCTGGACGTCGCGGTCGCGGCACTGCGCGACGAGCCGGCCGGGGAGGACACCGTCGTCCTGGCCGCGAACCCGGTGGTCGCGGAGTGTCTGCTGCAGGCCTGGCTGGTCGAGCTGCGCGACGGTCCGGGCGGGCGGGTCGTGCTGCGCGACAGCCCGGATCCGGCGGCGGCGGTCCGGTCCGGTGACGCGGCGGTCGGTGTGGTGTCCGCGCCCGGCCCGCTGGAGGACCTGCACGCGGCGACGGTGGGATCGGACCCGCTGGTGCTCGTCGTCGCCCCCGGGCACCCGTGGGCCGGGGGCGACGGCGTCGACGCCGCACAGCTGGCCGGTACCCCGCTGCTCACCCGTCCGCCCGGTGCCGGGGCCCGGCCCGCGCTGGAGGCCGTGCTCGACGCCGCCGGTGCCGGGGAGCCCGTGCCGCCGCGGCGTGAGTACGCCGCGGACGCCGCCCTGCGTGCGGCGGTCCGCGCCGGTGAGGGCCCCGCGGTGCTGGGGCGGGCGGTCGTCGGCGCCGACGTCGCGGCCGGGTCGCTGGTCGTCGTCGACGTCCACGGTCTCGACCTGACCCGGGAGTTCCGCGCCGTCTGGCGGGAGGGCACCTCGCCCCGCGGCACCGCCCGTGACCTGCTGCGGATCGCCACCGGCGGCCGGATCCGCTGACCCGGCCGGACCCGACCCGGCTCAGCCGGCGGCGGCGGTGAGCAGCGCGTGCCCGGCCAGTGCGGCCGCGACGCCGACGAGCGCGCTCGCCGCCGCGTAGCCCACGGCGAGCGCGGCGCGGCCGCGTTCGAGCAGCGACAGCGTCTCCCAACCGAACGTGCTGTAGGTGGTGAACGCCCCGCAGAACCCGGTGCCGAGCAGCGCGGCGAACCCCGGCCCGGACACCGGGGTCAGCGCCACCACACCGCCGAGCACGAACGACCCGGCCAGGTTGACCACCCAGGTGCCCCACGGGAACGCCGAGGGCGTCCGCGCCTTGATCGCCGCGTCGACGAGGTAGCGCAGCGGCGCTCCGACGGCCGCACCGAGCGCGACGAGCAGCGCCGTCACCGGGCTCCTCCCCCGGCGAGCGCGCGGGTCAGGGTCGCGCCGAGCGCCGTCGCGGCGACGGCGAGCACCGGGGTGCCGACCATCAGCGCCAGCGACCCCGGCGAGCCGAACGCCGGCGCGGCGACGTCGACGGCGTAGGTGGAGAACGTCGTGTACCCGCCGAGCACCCCGACGCCCAGGGCCGGGCGGACGAGCGGGTGGGCCCGGAACCTCTCGGTGACCAGCACCATCAGCACCCCCATCAGCAGGCAGCCGGTGATGTTGATGAGCAGCGTCGTCCACGGGGCGGGCGGGCCGACGAGCCCGAGCAGCCAGCGCGCCTCGGCGCCCACCACCCCGCCGGCGGCCACCGCCGCCGGCACCGCCGGCCGGCCGGGCGCGCTCACGCGGCCGCCTCCGCCCGGGCGACGCGCCGCGCCGTGGGCAGGCCGATCGCGGCCGCGATCAGGCAGGCCACCGCACCCAGGGCGAGTCCGCCGCGACCGCCCCACTGCTCGCTGACCCAGCCGGCGATCGGGCCGCCGATCGGGGTGGACCCGAGGAGGGCCACCGACCACAGCGCCATCACCCGGCCCCGCATGTGCGGGGCCGAGGCCAGCTGCAGGGTCGAATTGCCGCCGGCCATGAATGCGACGCTGGCCATCCCGACCAGCCCCATCGCGGCCAGCGCGACCCACAGCGACGGCGCGACCGCGGCCAGGCCCAGGACCAGGCCGAACAGCAACGCGGTCCGCACCAGCATCGGCACCCCGGTACGCCCGTGCCCGGCGACGACGAGCCCCCCGACGACCGCGCCGACGCCCATCGCGCCGGTGAGCCAGCCGTAGGTGGCCGCGTCGCCGCCGAAGGTCTGCGAGGCCACGACCGGCAGCACCACCGGGAACTCGTAGGCCAGGCAGCCGATCAGCGCCATCATCACCAGGGGCACCCGCAGCTCGGGGTTGTCGCGCACGTGGGCGAGCCCCTCGCGCAGCTGCCCGGGCGCCCGGGGCGCCGGAGCGGTGGGCATGAGCGCGGAGGTGTCCAGGCGCAGCAGCGAGGTCACGACGGCGACGAAGCTGACCGCGTTCACCGCGAAGCAGATACCGGTCCCGCCCGCGACGATGACCAGCCCGGCCACGGCCGGTCCGACGGCGCGCGCGGCGTTGACCAGGACCGAGTTGAGGGTGACGGCGTTGCGCAGGTCCTCGGGCCCGACCAGCTCGTGCACGAAGGTCTGCCGGGCCGGGTTCTCGACGGCCTTGTTCAGCCCGAGCACCGCGGCCAGCACGTAGACGTGCCAGAGCGCGACGGTACCGGTGAGGGTGAGCACGGCGAGTGCGGCGGCCTGCAGGCCCATCATCGTCTGCAGGCCGACCATCAGCCGTCGCCGGTCGAGGCGGTCCACCCACACCCCGGCGTAGGGGCCGAGGAGCAGGGTGGGCACGGTCTGGACGGCGACGACGGTGCCGAGCACCGCCGCGGACCCGGTCAGCTCGTACACCAGCCAGGACTGGGCGACCGACTGCATCCAGGTACCGACCAGGGAGATCGACTGGCCGCCGATCCAGAGCCGGTAGTTGTGGCCGGACAGCGCGGCGAAGGTGCGGGCGAGCGCCCGGCGGGACGCCTGGTCCGGACCGGCGCTCACCGGGCGTCCCGCAGGGCCCCGGCGAGCGCGTCGAGCGCGGGCAGCGCGGCCCGCAGCCGTGCGGCGTGGTCGGGGGTCAGGGCGTCGACGTGTGCGGCGAGCAGCCGGGTGCGTTCCTCGCGGCGTCGGCGGTACTCGGCGGCACCGGCCTCGGTGACCGCGACGCGCACGGCGCGACCGTCGTCGGGGTCGGTGTCGCGGACGAGCAGCCCGGCGACCTCCAGCTTGCCCGCCAGGCGCGACAGCATGGTGGGGTTGACGCCCTCGACGGTGGCGAGCTCCCCCATCCCGATCGGGCCGCGGACGGCGACGGTGCCGAGTACCGACACAGCGCTGCGGGTGAGGTCGGAGCCGCGGGTGGCCCGGTCCAGGCCCCGGGCGATCCGGGCCAGGTCCGTGCGCAGCCGCGCCAGCTCGTCGGGGTCGAGGCCGCTCATGCACACTCCATATGTTTGCCTGTCGGTAAGCATATACCTGTGCAACGATCCGCGCCGCGCGCGGACGGGGCGGCGCCCCGGTCAGGCGGGAGCGACCTCGGACTCGGCGGACCGGAGCCGGGACGCCAGCCGCTGCAGGTCGTCGCGGAGGCGGAACAGCTCGTCCATCGACATGCCGGTGGCCTCGATGACCTGGTCCTGCGCGGCGGCGGCGTGCTCGCGCAGCGCCTTGCCCTTCTCGGTCAGCGACACCTGCACGGTGCGCTCGTCGTCCGGGCGACGGGCGCGGGTGACCAGCCCGTGCCCCTCCAGCCGGGTCAGCATCGGCGACAACGTGCCGCTGTCGAGGAACATCCGCTCGCCGAGTTCCCGCTGGGGCACCGTCTCCTCGGCCCACAGCACGAGCAGAACCGCGTACTGGCTGTAGGTCAGGCCGATGGAGTCGAGGATCGGGCGGTAGCACCCGGTCATCGCACGCGACGCCGAGTGGAGCGCGAAACAGAGCTGCTCGTCGAGCGCCAGCGGCGCAACGGTTCCGGGCTCGGTCATTCCCACAGGGTAAGCGCTCGATGTCGGGAGTTCATCCGAGCCCGCAGGATCGGCTCGGCACCGGGCTCCCGCGGACCGGGCACGACGAGGAACGGGTCCGGGGCGCGACCACCCCCGAAGCGGTCGCGCCCCGGACCCGGGGCCGACGGACCGGAGGGCTCCCCAGCGCCCGGTCCGTGCAGAAGTTCGTGTCGTTCTGTTGTGCACCCCGGATTCCCCGACTCTGCGCGCCTCAATCGCAAACAGCTCCGGTTCACCCGCAGCTCCCAGTGTCGGCGCGCACCGTGACCCGGTCGCCGGTATCCCGCTGCGGCAACGGGGTGACGGCGGGTCGGTACGACGGCGGTACCGCGACCGCCCGTCAGCGTCGGCGGCCGGGTGGCGGGACGGGCTCGGGAGCGGTCATGTCAGGGCCTCCGTGGGAGGGTGACCCCGGGGTGTCCGCACCCGTCCGGTCCCCGGTCCGGCCGGGGCCGCGGACACCCGGAATCGCTGACGTCCGGAGGCGCCGTGCACGCGATCCGCACCACCGCCCGGCTGCTGCTGGGCGCCTTCCTCGTCGCCGCGGGCGACGCCCACCTGCTCGTCCCGGCCGAGTTCCTGGCCCAGGTGCCACCGTTCCTGCCCGCGCCCGGCGCGGTGGTGCTCGTGTCCGGGCTCGTCGAGATCGCGGTCGGGGTCGGGGTGCTCCTCGCACCGGCCCGGCTGCGCCCGCACGCCGGGCTGGTCGCGGCGGCGCTGTTCGTGCTGGTGTTCCCCGGCAACGTGGCGCAGTACCTCACCGGCACCGACGCGTTCGGCCTCGACAGCGACGGCGCCCGCGCGACCCGGTTGCTGTTCCAGCCGCTGCTGGTGGTGTGGGCCCTGTGGGCGTGCGGCTCCGGTGCCCTGCTGCGGCGGGGCCGCCGCCGCATCGCCTAGGACTTCTGCACGGTCCGGGCGAGGATGCCCAGGGTCGCCTTGAGCGACGCCGCGGAGATCACCGGGAACAGGTCGGAGTCGCGGTACTGCGGGTGGATGTCGGACCAGTCGCACCACGAGACGACCCGGGTCCCGCCGCCGTCGGCCTCGGCGACCGGCTCCAGCCGGTAGCCGTAGACGTGACCGACCGGCGGGCGCATGACGCCCACGATGGTCCAGGAGATCTCGCGGTCGGGCACGTAGCTCGCGATGTGCACGGTGACGTCGTAGCGGCCCATCGGGCGGTCGCCGAGCGAGTCGCGGTCCATGTGCACGACGAAGGTGTCCCCGGCCGCCGAGACCGGCCCGCCCTCGGCCGACATCAGCATCCCGGAGCTGTCGACGGCCACGTGCCCGCGCGGGTCGCGGAGCACGGCGAAGATCTCGGACGGGCTCGCGTCGACGATGCGCGAGGTCTCGATCCGCTGGTCGCTCATGGACCCGATCATGCCCCGTCCCGGCCGGTCCGGCCCGGGGACGGGGCACGACGGTGGCGCGATCAGGAGGCGGGGCCGACCGGGAAGCGCAGGACGGCGCCGACGCCGTCGGTGAGCGTGACGTCGTCGTCGGGGTGGACCAGCACGACGGCGGCGCCGGTCGCGGCGGCGGCGCGGACCAGGACGTTCGCGGCCGGACCGGACAGCACCGGGGTGTCGCCGACGAGCTCGTCGGCCTTCTCCCCCACCGCGGCCGGGTCGGAGCCGGCGACCAGCTCGGTGCCGGGCACCGCGGCCGGGTCGACCAGCAGCGTCTCGACGGCGTGCGCGCGGGTGGCGCCGGCGACGTCGCCGAGCCCGGTGACGGCGAGCCCGTCGCCGCGCCCCGACGCGGTCGCGAAGCTCGCGACGGCGTCGCCGCGGCGGGTCTCGCGGATCTCGTCGGCGGCGGCGCGCACGGTGTCGTCGACCTGATCGGGGACCGTGCCGCCGGTGTTCTCGATCTCGGCCATGATCCCGGCCGAGGCCGGGGGCAGCTCGTCGCGCAGGCGGGCCCGGGACTCCGCGTCCCCGGCGACGACGAGCAGGCCCGCGTTGCCGGCCCGGACGGACTTCTCCACCTGCTCGGCGACGGCCTGGGCGTTGCGCTTCCAGGTCTCCTCGACCCGGGCGTCCGCGGTGCCCTCTCCGGGGCCCGCGGTGCTCGCCTTGTGGACCGGGCCGCCCGAGTCGGTCGACACCTCGGAGACCGTGCCGTCCACACCGCGGACCCGGCCACCGGTCCGGTCGACCGCGACGACGACGGTCGCCACGTCCTCCCCCACGGCGCCGAGCACGCCCAGCAGGTCCGGGACCGCACCCCAGGCCGCGGTCCCGCGCTCGGGCGGGAACTCGGTGTGCCGGTCGAGCAGGACCCGCGCGGCGTCGGCGACGAGGACCCGCCCGGCCGTGCCGTCGGGGGCGTCGGCGGCGGTCACGGCCTCGTCGAGCACGGCGAGCGCCGACTCGTCGGCACCGTCGTCGGCCAGGCGCTCCCGCAGCTCGCGCCAGCGCAGGCGGTACTGCTCGGTGGCGTCGGCGGTGTCGTGCGTGGCATCGAGCACGACGGTCGCGAAGGGACCGTCGCTGTCGTTCAGGGTTCGGATCCAGTCGGTACGCATCCCCCCGCACCTTCCCGGCACACACGGCGGCAAACCTGGCGCGGCGGCTCAGGTGGACCAGGCTCCCGCGGCGTCGGCGAGGGCGTCGACGACCTCACCCGGCAGCGGCCCGGCACCCCGGGCGGCGGCCGAGAGCGCCCCGGTCACCCGGCCGTCGTGGCGCAGTGCGACCGCGACCGCCGTCGCGCCGGGCAGCAGGGCGCCGCTCGCGCCGCGTTCGAACCCGTCGGCGCGGATCCGGGCGCAGGTGTCGAGGAGCGCGGCGGCGGCGCCGGGATCACCCTCGTGCGCGGCGAGCGCGACCCGTTTGCGTTCGGCCGGGCCGAGGTGGGCGAGCAGGACCCGGCCGGCCGCGGTGTCGGGCAGCGGCGCGCGGACCCGCGCCGACAGCGCCACGTCGAAACCCTCGTCGGCGCCCGCCCAGTCGAGGTAGACGGCGTCGTCGCCGATCCGGGCGGCGAGCAGCACCGGCAGCCCGGTGTGCCGGGCGAGCTGGTCGAGCGCCTCGTGCGGGATCGCCGGGACGGGTGGTTCCCCCGCTCTCGCCGCGAGCATCCACGGCGCGGGGCCCAGGGTGTACCGACGGTCGCGCTCGTCGAGGTAGCCGGTGGCGACCAGGCCGTCGACGAGTTTCTGCACCGAGGACACCGGGGCGCCGACGCGGCGGGCCAGCGCCGACAGGGAGCTGCCGTCGGGCCGGCGGGCGGCAGCCTCCAGCAGACCGGCCACCCGGTCCACGGTCCGGTGGTGGTTACGCATATGGGTAAGGCTAGCCCGCAGGAGCGAGAGAAGTTAGCCATGCTCATGGAGAACGTGATGGGGACCGACCGAGGGGAGCACGACATGGGTGGCGCACTGGACGGGCTGCGGGTGATCGACCTGGCGTCGGTGGTCATGGGCCCGTACGCCTGCCAGATCCTGGGCGACCTGGGCGCCGAGGTGATCAAGATCGAGCCGCCGGCCGGGGACATGACCCGCCGCACGCTGCCGCAGCGCAACCCCGGGATGGGCGCGCTCGCGCTGAACGTGAACCGCAACAAGCGCTCGGTGGCGCTCGATCTCAAGACCGACGCCGGCCGCGCGGTGCTCGACGACCTGCTCGACACCGCCGACGTCCTCGTGACGAACATGCGCCCCGGCGCGCTGGACCGGCTCGGGCTCGACCCCGGGCGGGTCGCCGAGCGCTTCCCGCGCCTGGTCCAGGTCCGCGCGCAGGGCTTCCGCAGCGACTCCGAGCTCGCCGACCGCGCCGCCTACGACGAGATCGTGCAGGCGTCGTCGGGGATGGTGGACCTGATGCGCCGGGCGACCGGCACCCCCTCCTACGCGCCGACGATCCTGGCCGACAAGGTCTGCGCGCTGACGATCGCCTACTCCACGCTGGCCGCGGTGATCCACCAGCGGGCCACCGGCGAGGGGCAGCTGGTCGAGGTCCCGATGACCGACACACTGCTCGCGTTCAACCTGGTGGAGCACCTGTCCGGGCACACCTTCGTGCCCGCGGAGGGCCCGACCGGGTTCAACCGGTCGATGGCCGCCGGGCACGAGGCCGTCGCGACGAAGGACGGCTGGGCCTGCATCCTGCCCTACACCCCGCGCAACATCGCCGACTTCTTCACCGCGGCCGGCCGCGACGACCTCGCCGCCGACGAGCGGTTCGCCACCTCCGCCGCGATGGCCGCGCACCAGCCCGAGCTGTACGCGCTGATCGGCGAGCTGGCCCCCTGGCGCACGACCGACGAGTGGGCGCAGCTGTGCGCGCAGTACTCGGTCCCGTTCGCGCCCGTCCTCGCCGTCGACGACGCCGAGACCGATCCCTACGTCACCGACGGCGGCCTGCTCACCGAGGCCGAGCACCCCACCGAGGGCCGCTACCGGTCCATCGGCTTCCCGGTCCGGTTCACCGCCACCCCGGGCGGGATGCGCACCCCGGCCCCCGCGCTGGGCGCCGACGGCGCCGACGTGCTGCGCGAGCTGGGCCGCACCGACGACGAGATCGCCGCGCTGGTCGCCGACGGGGTGCTCGCCCGATGAGGGCCGCCGACGTCCTCGCCGCCGGAACCACCCCGCTGACCGCGCCCGCGTTCACGCCGGGATCGCACCGGTTCACCGACCGCGAGTACCTGAACGTCGTCTACCGCACCGACCCCGACGCGTTCCGTCGCGCGCTGCCCGAGCCGTTGGTGGCCGGGGAGCCGCTGGTCCGGTTCGAGGTCATGCACATGGGCGACGTCGACGGCTTCGGCCCCTACACCGAGTCCGGGCAGGCGCTGGCGTGCTCCTTCGACGGCGAGGAGGGTGAGTACCTGCACGGCATGTGGCTGGACAACGCACCGGCGACCTTCGCCGGGCGCGAGCAGAGCGCCTACCCGAAGGCGTTCGGCAC harbors:
- a CDS encoding IclR family transcriptional regulator; translated protein: MRNHHRTVDRVAGLLEAAARRPDGSSLSALARRVGAPVSSVQKLVDGLVATGYLDERDRRYTLGPAPWMLAARAGEPPVPAIPHEALDQLARHTGLPVLLAARIGDDAVYLDWAGADEGFDVALSARVRAPLPDTAAGRVLLAHLGPAERKRVALAAHEGDPGAAAALLDTCARIRADGFERGASGALLPGATAVAVALRHDGRVTGALSAAARGAGPLPGEVVDALADAAGAWST
- a CDS encoding MarR family winged helix-turn-helix transcriptional regulator, translating into MSGLDPDELARLRTDLARIARGLDRATRGSDLTRSAVSVLGTVAVRGPIGMGELATVEGVNPTMLSRLAGKLEVAGLLVRDTDPDDGRAVRVAVTEAGAAEYRRRREERTRLLAAHVDALTPDHAARLRAALPALDALAGALRDAR
- a CDS encoding baeRF2 domain-containing protein, coding for MRTDWIRTLNDSDGPFATVVLDATHDTADATEQYRLRWRELRERLADDGADESALAVLDEAVTAADAPDGTAGRVLVADAARVLLDRHTEFPPERGTAAWGAVPDLLGVLGAVGEDVATVVVAVDRTGGRVRGVDGTVSEVSTDSGGPVHKASTAGPGEGTADARVEETWKRNAQAVAEQVEKSVRAGNAGLLVVAGDAESRARLRDELPPASAGIMAEIENTGGTVPDQVDDTVRAAADEIRETRRGDAVASFATASGRGDGLAVTGLGDVAGATRAHAVETLLVDPAAVPGTELVAGSDPAAVGEKADELVGDTPVLSGPAANVLVRAAAATGAAVVLVHPDDDVTLTDGVGAVLRFPVGPAS
- a CDS encoding fluoride efflux transporter FluC, whose amino-acid sequence is MSAPGRPAVPAAVAAGGVVGAEARWLLGLVGPPAPWTTLLINITGCLLMGVLMVLVTERFRAHPLVRPALGVGVLGGYTTFSTYAVDVAAPAFGSPGSLALMVGTPVLAVAATALGATLTRALAGGGAR
- a CDS encoding molybdopterin-dependent oxidoreductase, whose product is MTENVRTHSAHWGVFHARWDGSRLRVRPHPGDPDPSPVLDNIPAAVGHAARVAAPAVRRGWWDRGPGRDPGRGRDGYRTVSWDAVLDRLAEETHRVRSTHGDEAVYGGSYGWASAGRFHHAQGQLHRFLALTGGYTRSVNTYSGGAAEVVLPHVLGTFDAVTRYAVTWDQVAAHTDTVVAFGGMALKNSAIAAGGVSRHVERGAMRAARDRGAVFVLVSPLRPDLPEEVDATWLPIRPGTDVALMLALMHTVVEAGRADTDFLASHCDGWDRLREYLFAAPAKDASWAEGVTGIPAATIRELAWRIAHGRTLVTVAQSLQRAEHGEQPVWGGTALAAVLGQIGLPGGGFNYGLGSLGHYGRPRNAVPVPTFSRAPNPVTSFIPVARVADMLLHPGETYSYQGAGHTYPHVRMAWWAGGNPFHHHQDLRRMRRAVAELDTFVVHDPMWTATARHADVVLPSTTTLERDDIGATSSDPLVVAMKQLVPRHGEARDDYDVLADLAVRLGHGEAFTEGRTSHEWLVHMYDRTRKGLADRGLDAPSFEEFWERGELELPQRPDDGGVLARFRADPVAHPLPTASGRVQVGSGPIAALGLPDHPGHPAWIEPTEVPDDRHPFWLVSNQPATRLHSQLDFGAHSAGSKRSGREVVRIHPDDAARLGIGDGDVVRLHNDRGACLAAARVTDDIRPGVLQLPTGAWWDPRPDPDRPELGDDGLCVHGNPNAVTRDRGTSGFAQGCSGQLCAVAVEPYRHEAPEVTAHTPPVTPASP
- a CDS encoding SRPBCC family protein; this translates as MSDQRIETSRIVDASPSEIFAVLRDPRGHVAVDSSGMLMSAEGGPVSAAGDTFVVHMDRDSLGDRPMGRYDVTVHIASYVPDREISWTIVGVMRPPVGHVYGYRLEPVAEADGGGTRVVSWCDWSDIHPQYRDSDLFPVISAASLKATLGILARTVQKS
- a CDS encoding LysR family transcriptional regulator, whose translation is MATAPARVPDLTALALLRDIACTGSISAAAEGLGLTVQAASARIRAAEQQVGGPVLERARRGRRSSRLTTRGVLLVEWAGPLLAAASDLDVAVAALRDEPAGEDTVVLAANPVVAECLLQAWLVELRDGPGGRVVLRDSPDPAAAVRSGDAAVGVVSAPGPLEDLHAATVGSDPLVLVVAPGHPWAGGDGVDAAQLAGTPLLTRPPGAGARPALEAVLDAAGAGEPVPPRREYAADAALRAAVRAGEGPAVLGRAVVGADVAAGSLVVVDVHGLDLTREFRAVWREGTSPRGTARDLLRIATGGRIR
- the crcB gene encoding fluoride efflux transporter CrcB translates to MTALLVALGAAVGAPLRYLVDAAIKARTPSAFPWGTWVVNLAGSFVLGGVVALTPVSGPGFAALLGTGFCGAFTTYSTFGWETLSLLERGRAALAVGYAAASALVGVAAALAGHALLTAAAG
- a CDS encoding MFS transporter → MSAGPDQASRRALARTFAALSGHNYRLWIGGQSISLVGTWMQSVAQSWLVYELTGSAAVLGTVVAVQTVPTLLLGPYAGVWVDRLDRRRLMVGLQTMMGLQAAALAVLTLTGTVALWHVYVLAAVLGLNKAVENPARQTFVHELVGPEDLRNAVTLNSVLVNAARAVGPAVAGLVIVAGGTGICFAVNAVSFVAVVTSLLRLDTSALMPTAPAPRAPGQLREGLAHVRDNPELRVPLVMMALIGCLAYEFPVVLPVVASQTFGGDAATYGWLTGAMGVGAVVGGLVVAGHGRTGVPMLVRTALLFGLVLGLAAVAPSLWVALAAMGLVGMASVAFMAGGNSTLQLASAPHMRGRVMALWSVALLGSTPIGGPIAGWVSEQWGGRGGLALGAVACLIAAAIGLPTARRVARAEAAA
- a CDS encoding MarR family winged helix-turn-helix transcriptional regulator, with protein sequence MTEPGTVAPLALDEQLCFALHSASRAMTGCYRPILDSIGLTYSQYAVLLVLWAEETVPQRELGERMFLDSGTLSPMLTRLEGHGLVTRARRPDDERTVQVSLTEKGKALREHAAAAQDQVIEATGMSMDELFRLRDDLQRLASRLRSAESEVAPA
- a CDS encoding DoxX family protein translates to MHAIRTTARLLLGAFLVAAGDAHLLVPAEFLAQVPPFLPAPGAVVLVSGLVEIAVGVGVLLAPARLRPHAGLVAAALFVLVFPGNVAQYLTGTDAFGLDSDGARATRLLFQPLLVVWALWACGSGALLRRGRRRIA
- a CDS encoding mycothiol transferase, which gives rise to MTTTAELLTDHVGRIDELVREVVDGLSEADLARRPEGADGPGNPIGWLVWHLLRVQDDHVAEAFGSDQVWTGEGWAQRFGLDLDVADTGFGHTSSQVDAVRTTADLLSGYGAAVHERTVGHLAGLADDDLSRVLPPTWGENVTLGERLVSVVGDDLQHAGQAAYLRGLLGV
- a CDS encoding CaiB/BaiF CoA transferase family protein translates to MGTDRGEHDMGGALDGLRVIDLASVVMGPYACQILGDLGAEVIKIEPPAGDMTRRTLPQRNPGMGALALNVNRNKRSVALDLKTDAGRAVLDDLLDTADVLVTNMRPGALDRLGLDPGRVAERFPRLVQVRAQGFRSDSELADRAAYDEIVQASSGMVDLMRRATGTPSYAPTILADKVCALTIAYSTLAAVIHQRATGEGQLVEVPMTDTLLAFNLVEHLSGHTFVPAEGPTGFNRSMAAGHEAVATKDGWACILPYTPRNIADFFTAAGRDDLAADERFATSAAMAAHQPELYALIGELAPWRTTDEWAQLCAQYSVPFAPVLAVDDAETDPYVTDGGLLTEAEHPTEGRYRSIGFPVRFTATPGGMRTPAPALGADGADVLRELGRTDDEIAALVADGVLAR